Proteins encoded in a region of the Phacochoerus africanus isolate WHEZ1 chromosome 8, ROS_Pafr_v1, whole genome shotgun sequence genome:
- the CARMIL2 gene encoding capping protein, Arp2/3 and myosin-I linker protein 2 isoform X3 gives MALQETPPQVTFELESLPDLVLEFPGVAALEQLAQHIAAAIRKVFPRSTLGKLFRRPTPPSMLARLERSSPSEATSPSSPCGGFSETYEALCDYNGFPFREEIQWDVDTIYHRQGCRHFSLGDFSHLGSRDLALSVAALSYNLWFRCLSCVDMKLSLEVSEQILHMLSQSSHLEELVLETCGLRGDFVRRLAQVLAGHLSSGLRELSLAGNLLDDRGMAALSRHLERRPGALRRLSLAQTGLTPRGMRALGRALASNAAFDSVLTHLDLSGNPGALGASEDNGGLYSFLSRPNVLTFLNLSGTDTALDTLFAALSRGCCTSLVHLDASRNVFSRMKSRAAPDTLQLFLSHAGMLRHLGLAGCKLPPDALRALLEGLALNTHMDDLHLDLSACELGSVGAQVIQDLVCDAGAVSSLDLADNGFGSDMVTLVLAIGRSRSLRHVALGRNFNVRCKETLDDVLHRIVQLMQDDDCPLQSLSVAESRLKLGASVLLRALGTNPNLTALDISGNAMGDTGAKMLAKALRVNTRLRSVVWDRNHTSALGLLDVAQALEQNRSLKAMPLPLNDVAQAQRSRPELTARAVHQIQACLLRNNRADHASADRTSRPQPLGLGSDPSEQEVNELCQSVQEHVELLGCGAGPQGEAAVHQAEDAIQNANFSLSILPILYEAGSSPSHQWQLRRKLEGLLGQVGEVCRRDIQDFTQATLDTTRSLCPQMLQGPRWREQLEGVLVGSRGLPELLPEHLLQDAFTRLRDMRLSVTGTLAESIVAQALAGLSAARDRLVESLAQQATEAVPPVIPAVEGGDPSPLGPRQLKDLFFPEEKEQEDEEDQKDDSPPEKWPVSSHCLHTHSAAEEPEPELAAPGEDAEPQAGPSARGSPSPATPGPPADPPPRMDLPPAGQPLRHPTRARPRPRRQHHHRPPPGGPQVPPALPQEGNGLSARVDEGVEEFFSKRLIQQDRLWAPEEDPATEGGSTPVPRTLRKKLGTLFAFKKPRSTRGPRPDLETSPGAAPRTRKTTLGDLLRPPARSGRGEEPGGAEGGTSSPDPTRRSRPRYTRESKAYSMILLPAEEEETTLGARPDKRRPLERGDTELAPSFEQRVQVMLQRIGVSRGSGSADGKRKQSKDGEIKKAGSDGDIMDSSTETPPISIKSRTHSVSADPSCRPGPGGQGPEPATWKTLGQQLNAELRGRGWGQQDGPGPPSPCPSPSPRRASPSPDSLGLPEDPCLSSQNTDGHLRPRPLPAGRRAVSVHEDQLQAPVERPLRLQRSPVLKRRPKLETPPSPSIGSGLGAEPLLPQTSEPSSPEQSPPSPATDQRGGGPNP, from the exons ATGGCGCTGCAGGAGACACCCCCTCAG GTCACATTTGAGCTAGAGTCCCTGCCtgatctggtcctggagtttccCGGCGTGGCTGCACTGGAACAACTGGCCCAGCACATCGCTGCCGCCATCAGGAAGGTCTTCCCTCGCTCGACCCTTGG GAAGCTATTCCGGAGGCCCACGCCCCCCTCCATGCTGGCTCGGCTGGAGAGAAGCAGCCCCTCAGAGGCCACCTCACCCAGCAGCCCCTGTG GTGGCTTCTCAGAGACGTACGAGGCTCTGTGTGACTACAATGGCTTCCCTTTCCGAGAGGAGATTCAGTGG GATGTGGACACCATCTACCATCGTCAGGGCTGCCGCCATTTCAGCCTCGGAGACTTCAGCCATCTGGGAAGTCG GGACCTGGCCTTGAGTGTGGCCGCTCTGTCCTACAACCTGTGGTTCCGGTGCCTCTCCTGTGTGGACATGAAGCTG AGCCTTGAGGTCTCGGAACAGATTCTGCACATGCTGAGTCAGTCATCTCACCTGGAGGAGCTGGTGCTGGAGACCTGTGGCCTGAGAGG AGACTTTGTCCGGCGACTGGCCCAGGTGCTGGCAGGACACTTGAGCTCGGGGCTGCGGGAGCTCAGCTTGGCCGGGAACCTGCTGGATGACCGAG GCATGGCTGCCCTCAGCAGACACCTAGAGCGTCGTCCTGGAGCCCTGAGGAGACTCAGCCTAGCACAGACAGGGTTGACACCACGAG GGATGAGGGCCCTGGGCCGGGCTCTGGCTTCCAATGCAGCCTTTGACTCTGTCCTGACCCACTTGGACCTTTCGGGAAACCCTGGGGCACTGGGGGCCTCGGAGGACAATGGG GGCCTATACAGTTTCCTGAGTCGTCCTAATGTTCTGACATTCCTGAACCTCTCAGGCACCGACACTGCCCTGGACACT CTCTTTGCGGCGCTGTCCCGGGGCTGCTGCACCAGCCTCGTGCACCTCGATGCTTCGAGGAATGTCTTCTCCCGCAT GAAGTCCCGGGCTGCGCCCGACACGCTGCAGCTCTTCCTCAGCCACGCAGGGATGCTTCGCCACCTGGGCCTGGCTGGCTGCAAGCTGCCGCCCGACGCGCTCAG GGCGCTTTTGGAAGGCCTCGCGCTCAACACGCACATGGATGACCTGCACCTGGACCTCAGTGCTTGTGAG CTAGGCTCTGTGGGTGCTCAGGTGATACAAGACTTAGTGTGTGATGCTGGTGCAGTGAGCTCCCTGGATCTGGCGGATAATG GCTTTGGCTCAGACATGGTGACTCTGGTGCTGGCCATTGGGAGGAGTCGGTCCCTACGACATGTGGCGCTTGGAAGGAACTTCAACGTTCGGTGCAA GGAGACCCTGGACGACGTCCTGCACCGGATTGTTCAGCTCATGCAGGATGACGACTGT CCCCTGCAATCTCTGTCTGTGGCTGAGTCGCGGCTGAAACTGGGTGCCAGCGTCCTGCTCCGGGCCCTGGGCACCAATCCTAACCTGACAGCCCTGGATATCAGCGGCAACGCCATGGGGGACACAGGCGCCAAGATGCTGGCCAAGGCGCTTCGAGTCAATACAAGGCTTCG gtCTGTGGTCTGGGACCGGAATCACACCTCTGCTCTGGGCCTGCTGGATGTGGCACAGGCCCTGGAGCAGAACCGCAGCCTGAAGGCCATGCCTCTGCCACTGAATGATGTGGCCCAGGCACAGCGCAGCCGCCCTGAGCTGACAGCCCGTGCAGTGCATCAG ATCCAAGCTTGTCTCTTGAGGAACAACCGTGCAGACCATGCCTCTGCTGACCGCACCTCCCGCCCACAGCCACTAGGTCTGGGGTCAGATCCCTCTGAACAG GAAGTGAATGAACTGTGTCAGTCGGTGCAGGAACATGTGGAGCtgctgggctgtggggctgggcCCCAGGGTGAAGCTGCTGTACACCAGGCTGAGGATGCCATCCAAAACGCCAACTTCTCTCTCAGT ATTCTCCCCATTCTATACGAGGCTGGGAGCTCCCCAAGCCACCAATGGCAGCTGCGGCGGAAGCTCGAGGGCCTCCTGGGACAGGTGGGTGAGGTCTGCCGCCGGGACATTCAG GACTTCACTCAGGCCACACTGGACACAACAAGGAGCCTCTGCCCACAGATGCTACAGGGACCCAGGTGGAGGGAGCAGCTAGAGGGGGTCCTGGTGGGCTCAAGGGGTCTTCCAGAGCTGCTCCCAGAGCACTTGCTGCAAGACGCCTTCACTAGGCTCAG GGACATGCGCTTATCAGTCACAGGAACCTTGGCAGAGAGCATTGTGGCTCAGGCTCTGGCAGGTCTGAGTGCAGCCCGGGACCGGCTG GTGGAAAGTCTGGCTCAACAGGCAACGGAAGCAGTGCCCCCTGTCATCCCAGCAGTAGAAGGAGGTGACCCTAGCCCCCTTGGGCCTAGGCAATTGAAAGATCTTTTCTTCCCTGAGGAGAAGGAACAGGAGGATGAAGAGGATCAGAAG GACGACAGTCCTCCGGAGAAATGGCCTGTATCCAGCCACTGCCTTCACACTCACA GTGCTGCTGAGGAACCAGAGCCGGAGCTGGCGGCTCCGGGGGAAGATGCAGAGCCGCAGGCAGGGCCATCTGCCCGCGGCTCTCCGAGCCCTGCCACCCCCGGGCCCCCGGCTGACCCTCCGCCTCGCATGGACCTGCCACCCGCCGGGCAGCCCCTGCGCCATCCGACCCGGGCCAGGCCACGGCCGCGGCGCCAGCACCACCACCGCCCGCCGCCGGGGGGCCCCCAG GTGCCCCCAGCCCTGCCGCAGGAAGGGAATGGACTCAGTGCCCGTGTGGACGAGGGTGTGGAGGAATTCTTCTCCAAAAGGTTGATCCAGCAGGATCGCCT CTGGGCCCCGGAAGAGGACCCAGCCACCGAGGGGGGTTCCACCCCTGTCCCTCGGACACTTCGAAAGAAGCTGGGCACCCTCTTTGCCTTCAAGAAGCCTCGTTCAACACGTGGGCCACGGCCTGATCTAGAGACCAGCCCTGGGGCAGCTCCCCGCACTCGAAAAACCACACTTGGGGACCTGCTGCGGCCACCAGCCCGTTCTGGCCGTGGCGAGGAGCCTGGTGGGGCGGAGGGGGGCACCAGCAGCCCTGACCCTACCCGCAGGAGTCGGCCTCGCTACACTCGGGAAAGCAAGGCTTACTCCATGATACTGCTACCTGCCGAGGAGGAAGAGACAACACTGGGTGCCAGACCTGACAAG CGGCGGCCCCTGGAGCGGGGAGACACAGAGCTGGCCCCATCCTTTGAGCAGCGAGTACAAGTGATGCTGCAGAGGATCGGCGTGAGCAGAGGCAGCGGGAGTGCTGACGGCAAGAGGAAGCAA AGCAAAGATGGAGAGATCAAGAAGGCTGGCTCAGATG GTGACATTATGGACAGTTCCACAGAGACCCCGCCCATCTCAATCAAGTCCCGTACTCACTCTGTGTCTGCTG ACCCTTCATGCAGACCTGGTCCAGGGGGCCAGGGGCCTGAGCCTGCCACCTGGAAGACACTGGGGCAGCAACTGAATGCGGAGCTCAGGGGTCGTGGCTGGGGTCAACAGGATGGTCCAGGTCCCCCCTCCCCTTGTCCGAGCCCAAGCCCTCGAAGAGCCAGCCCCTCCCCGGACAGCCTGGGCCTCCCAGAGGATCCTTGCTTAAGCTCCCAGAACACAG ATGGCCACCTGAGGCCGAGGCCTCTCCCGGCAGGGCGACGAGCCGTGTCTGTGCATGAGGACCAGCTCCAGGCCCCTGTTG AACGGCCCCTGCGGCTGCAGCGCTCCCCTGTCCTCAAGCGCAGACCAAAGCTTGAGACACCTCCATCTCCAAGCATAG GATCTGGCCTTGGAGCCGAGCCTCTGCTCCCACAGACTTCAGAGCCCTCCAGCCCTGAGCAGAGCCCACCTTCCCCAGCCACAGACCAAAGAGGCGGCGGCCCCAACCCCTGA
- the CARMIL2 gene encoding capping protein, Arp2/3 and myosin-I linker protein 2 isoform X1, which translates to MAQTPDGISCELRGEITRFLWPKEAELLLKTWLPEREGAEQGHVLALLRWRAYLLHTCLPLRVDCTFSYLEVQAMALQETPPQVTFELESLPDLVLEFPGVAALEQLAQHIAAAIRKVFPRSTLGKLFRRPTPPSMLARLERSSPSEATSPSSPCGGFSETYEALCDYNGFPFREEIQWDVDTIYHRQGCRHFSLGDFSHLGSRDLALSVAALSYNLWFRCLSCVDMKLSLEVSEQILHMLSQSSHLEELVLETCGLRGDFVRRLAQVLAGHLSSGLRELSLAGNLLDDRGMAALSRHLERRPGALRRLSLAQTGLTPRGMRALGRALASNAAFDSVLTHLDLSGNPGALGASEDNGGLYSFLSRPNVLTFLNLSGTDTALDTLFAALSRGCCTSLVHLDASRNVFSRMKSRAAPDTLQLFLSHAGMLRHLGLAGCKLPPDALRALLEGLALNTHMDDLHLDLSACELGSVGAQVIQDLVCDAGAVSSLDLADNGFGSDMVTLVLAIGRSRSLRHVALGRNFNVRCKETLDDVLHRIVQLMQDDDCPLQSLSVAESRLKLGASVLLRALGTNPNLTALDISGNAMGDTGAKMLAKALRVNTRLRSVVWDRNHTSALGLLDVAQALEQNRSLKAMPLPLNDVAQAQRSRPELTARAVHQIQACLLRNNRADHASADRTSRPQPLGLGSDPSEQEVNELCQSVQEHVELLGCGAGPQGEAAVHQAEDAIQNANFSLSILPILYEAGSSPSHQWQLRRKLEGLLGQVGEVCRRDIQDFTQATLDTTRSLCPQMLQGPRWREQLEGVLVGSRGLPELLPEHLLQDAFTRLRDMRLSVTGTLAESIVAQALAGLSAARDRLVESLAQQATEAVPPVIPAVEGGDPSPLGPRQLKDLFFPEEKEQEDEEDQKDDSPPEKWPVSSHCLHTHSAAEEPEPELAAPGEDAEPQAGPSARGSPSPATPGPPADPPPRMDLPPAGQPLRHPTRARPRPRRQHHHRPPPGGPQVPPALPQEGNGLSARVDEGVEEFFSKRLIQQDRLWAPEEDPATEGGSTPVPRTLRKKLGTLFAFKKPRSTRGPRPDLETSPGAAPRTRKTTLGDLLRPPARSGRGEEPGGAEGGTSSPDPTRRSRPRYTRESKAYSMILLPAEEEETTLGARPDKRRPLERGDTELAPSFEQRVQVMLQRIGVSRGSGSADGKRKQSKDGEIKKAGSDGDIMDSSTETPPISIKSRTHSVSADPSCRPGPGGQGPEPATWKTLGQQLNAELRGRGWGQQDGPGPPSPCPSPSPRRASPSPDSLGLPEDPCLSSQNTDGHLRPRPLPAGRRAVSVHEDQLQAPVERPLRLQRSPVLKRRPKLETPPSPSIGSGLGAEPLLPQTSEPSSPEQSPPSPATDQRGGGPNP; encoded by the exons ATGGCCCAGACCCCAGATGGCATATCCTGCGAACTCCGAG GCGAGATCACCAGGTTCCTGTGGCCCAAGGAAGCTGAGCTGCTGCTGAAAACGTGGCTGCCAGAGCGGGAGggtgctgagcaaggccatgtcCTG GCACTGCTCCGATGGAGAGCCTACCTGCTCCACACCTGCCTCCCGCTGAGG GTGGATTGCACATTCAGCTACCTAGAGGTCCAGGCCATGGCGCTGCAGGAGACACCCCCTCAG GTCACATTTGAGCTAGAGTCCCTGCCtgatctggtcctggagtttccCGGCGTGGCTGCACTGGAACAACTGGCCCAGCACATCGCTGCCGCCATCAGGAAGGTCTTCCCTCGCTCGACCCTTGG GAAGCTATTCCGGAGGCCCACGCCCCCCTCCATGCTGGCTCGGCTGGAGAGAAGCAGCCCCTCAGAGGCCACCTCACCCAGCAGCCCCTGTG GTGGCTTCTCAGAGACGTACGAGGCTCTGTGTGACTACAATGGCTTCCCTTTCCGAGAGGAGATTCAGTGG GATGTGGACACCATCTACCATCGTCAGGGCTGCCGCCATTTCAGCCTCGGAGACTTCAGCCATCTGGGAAGTCG GGACCTGGCCTTGAGTGTGGCCGCTCTGTCCTACAACCTGTGGTTCCGGTGCCTCTCCTGTGTGGACATGAAGCTG AGCCTTGAGGTCTCGGAACAGATTCTGCACATGCTGAGTCAGTCATCTCACCTGGAGGAGCTGGTGCTGGAGACCTGTGGCCTGAGAGG AGACTTTGTCCGGCGACTGGCCCAGGTGCTGGCAGGACACTTGAGCTCGGGGCTGCGGGAGCTCAGCTTGGCCGGGAACCTGCTGGATGACCGAG GCATGGCTGCCCTCAGCAGACACCTAGAGCGTCGTCCTGGAGCCCTGAGGAGACTCAGCCTAGCACAGACAGGGTTGACACCACGAG GGATGAGGGCCCTGGGCCGGGCTCTGGCTTCCAATGCAGCCTTTGACTCTGTCCTGACCCACTTGGACCTTTCGGGAAACCCTGGGGCACTGGGGGCCTCGGAGGACAATGGG GGCCTATACAGTTTCCTGAGTCGTCCTAATGTTCTGACATTCCTGAACCTCTCAGGCACCGACACTGCCCTGGACACT CTCTTTGCGGCGCTGTCCCGGGGCTGCTGCACCAGCCTCGTGCACCTCGATGCTTCGAGGAATGTCTTCTCCCGCAT GAAGTCCCGGGCTGCGCCCGACACGCTGCAGCTCTTCCTCAGCCACGCAGGGATGCTTCGCCACCTGGGCCTGGCTGGCTGCAAGCTGCCGCCCGACGCGCTCAG GGCGCTTTTGGAAGGCCTCGCGCTCAACACGCACATGGATGACCTGCACCTGGACCTCAGTGCTTGTGAG CTAGGCTCTGTGGGTGCTCAGGTGATACAAGACTTAGTGTGTGATGCTGGTGCAGTGAGCTCCCTGGATCTGGCGGATAATG GCTTTGGCTCAGACATGGTGACTCTGGTGCTGGCCATTGGGAGGAGTCGGTCCCTACGACATGTGGCGCTTGGAAGGAACTTCAACGTTCGGTGCAA GGAGACCCTGGACGACGTCCTGCACCGGATTGTTCAGCTCATGCAGGATGACGACTGT CCCCTGCAATCTCTGTCTGTGGCTGAGTCGCGGCTGAAACTGGGTGCCAGCGTCCTGCTCCGGGCCCTGGGCACCAATCCTAACCTGACAGCCCTGGATATCAGCGGCAACGCCATGGGGGACACAGGCGCCAAGATGCTGGCCAAGGCGCTTCGAGTCAATACAAGGCTTCG gtCTGTGGTCTGGGACCGGAATCACACCTCTGCTCTGGGCCTGCTGGATGTGGCACAGGCCCTGGAGCAGAACCGCAGCCTGAAGGCCATGCCTCTGCCACTGAATGATGTGGCCCAGGCACAGCGCAGCCGCCCTGAGCTGACAGCCCGTGCAGTGCATCAG ATCCAAGCTTGTCTCTTGAGGAACAACCGTGCAGACCATGCCTCTGCTGACCGCACCTCCCGCCCACAGCCACTAGGTCTGGGGTCAGATCCCTCTGAACAG GAAGTGAATGAACTGTGTCAGTCGGTGCAGGAACATGTGGAGCtgctgggctgtggggctgggcCCCAGGGTGAAGCTGCTGTACACCAGGCTGAGGATGCCATCCAAAACGCCAACTTCTCTCTCAGT ATTCTCCCCATTCTATACGAGGCTGGGAGCTCCCCAAGCCACCAATGGCAGCTGCGGCGGAAGCTCGAGGGCCTCCTGGGACAGGTGGGTGAGGTCTGCCGCCGGGACATTCAG GACTTCACTCAGGCCACACTGGACACAACAAGGAGCCTCTGCCCACAGATGCTACAGGGACCCAGGTGGAGGGAGCAGCTAGAGGGGGTCCTGGTGGGCTCAAGGGGTCTTCCAGAGCTGCTCCCAGAGCACTTGCTGCAAGACGCCTTCACTAGGCTCAG GGACATGCGCTTATCAGTCACAGGAACCTTGGCAGAGAGCATTGTGGCTCAGGCTCTGGCAGGTCTGAGTGCAGCCCGGGACCGGCTG GTGGAAAGTCTGGCTCAACAGGCAACGGAAGCAGTGCCCCCTGTCATCCCAGCAGTAGAAGGAGGTGACCCTAGCCCCCTTGGGCCTAGGCAATTGAAAGATCTTTTCTTCCCTGAGGAGAAGGAACAGGAGGATGAAGAGGATCAGAAG GACGACAGTCCTCCGGAGAAATGGCCTGTATCCAGCCACTGCCTTCACACTCACA GTGCTGCTGAGGAACCAGAGCCGGAGCTGGCGGCTCCGGGGGAAGATGCAGAGCCGCAGGCAGGGCCATCTGCCCGCGGCTCTCCGAGCCCTGCCACCCCCGGGCCCCCGGCTGACCCTCCGCCTCGCATGGACCTGCCACCCGCCGGGCAGCCCCTGCGCCATCCGACCCGGGCCAGGCCACGGCCGCGGCGCCAGCACCACCACCGCCCGCCGCCGGGGGGCCCCCAG GTGCCCCCAGCCCTGCCGCAGGAAGGGAATGGACTCAGTGCCCGTGTGGACGAGGGTGTGGAGGAATTCTTCTCCAAAAGGTTGATCCAGCAGGATCGCCT CTGGGCCCCGGAAGAGGACCCAGCCACCGAGGGGGGTTCCACCCCTGTCCCTCGGACACTTCGAAAGAAGCTGGGCACCCTCTTTGCCTTCAAGAAGCCTCGTTCAACACGTGGGCCACGGCCTGATCTAGAGACCAGCCCTGGGGCAGCTCCCCGCACTCGAAAAACCACACTTGGGGACCTGCTGCGGCCACCAGCCCGTTCTGGCCGTGGCGAGGAGCCTGGTGGGGCGGAGGGGGGCACCAGCAGCCCTGACCCTACCCGCAGGAGTCGGCCTCGCTACACTCGGGAAAGCAAGGCTTACTCCATGATACTGCTACCTGCCGAGGAGGAAGAGACAACACTGGGTGCCAGACCTGACAAG CGGCGGCCCCTGGAGCGGGGAGACACAGAGCTGGCCCCATCCTTTGAGCAGCGAGTACAAGTGATGCTGCAGAGGATCGGCGTGAGCAGAGGCAGCGGGAGTGCTGACGGCAAGAGGAAGCAA AGCAAAGATGGAGAGATCAAGAAGGCTGGCTCAGATG GTGACATTATGGACAGTTCCACAGAGACCCCGCCCATCTCAATCAAGTCCCGTACTCACTCTGTGTCTGCTG ACCCTTCATGCAGACCTGGTCCAGGGGGCCAGGGGCCTGAGCCTGCCACCTGGAAGACACTGGGGCAGCAACTGAATGCGGAGCTCAGGGGTCGTGGCTGGGGTCAACAGGATGGTCCAGGTCCCCCCTCCCCTTGTCCGAGCCCAAGCCCTCGAAGAGCCAGCCCCTCCCCGGACAGCCTGGGCCTCCCAGAGGATCCTTGCTTAAGCTCCCAGAACACAG ATGGCCACCTGAGGCCGAGGCCTCTCCCGGCAGGGCGACGAGCCGTGTCTGTGCATGAGGACCAGCTCCAGGCCCCTGTTG AACGGCCCCTGCGGCTGCAGCGCTCCCCTGTCCTCAAGCGCAGACCAAAGCTTGAGACACCTCCATCTCCAAGCATAG GATCTGGCCTTGGAGCCGAGCCTCTGCTCCCACAGACTTCAGAGCCCTCCAGCCCTGAGCAGAGCCCACCTTCCCCAGCCACAGACCAAAGAGGCGGCGGCCCCAACCCCTGA